In the Sus scrofa isolate TJ Tabasco breed Duroc chromosome 6, Sscrofa11.1, whole genome shotgun sequence genome, one interval contains:
- the LOC102167894 gene encoding vomeronasal type-1 receptor 4: MALKTIFLLQMGFGSLANVLLFFHSISPLLFGHKQRPTDKILTHIVTANLLVLLSSGMPHTMAAFVWRKPLSSLGCKCVYYLQRVARSTTLCSTCVLSTCQFFTLIPRKVEWMMLRRRASKFIGPSCCTCWVFGLLLNIYVPVKLTGPQDVGNDTNIEGKWFCSSSSSFAGIVILWSFPDAAFLGVMVWSSGSMLLLLHRHHQRVQYIHTPTGHQQCPPETRAAHTILMLVVTFVIFYVLDSTFTFYITAFLDSRLWLMQSCNVLTSCFPSVCPFLLLLRNPRSPRICS; this comes from the coding sequence ATGGCTCTGAAAACCATCTTTCTGTTACAGATGGGGTTTGGGTCTCTGGCCAATGTTCTTCTCTTCTTCCACAGCATATCTCCACTTTTGTTTGGACACAAACAGAGACCCACAGACAAGATTCTCACCCACATTGTCACGGCCAATCTCCTCGTTCTTCTTTCCTCTGGGATGCCCCACACAATGGCAGCTTTTGTTTGGAGGAAACCCCTGTCCAGTCTTGGGTGTAAGTGTGTCTATTACCTACAGAGAGTGGCTCGCAGCACCACCCTGTGCTCCACCTGTGTCCTGAGCACCTGTCAGTTCTTCACTCTCATCCCCAGGAAAGTAGAGTGGATGATGCTCAGAAGAAGAGCCTCCAAGTTCATTGGTCCTTCCTGTTGCACCTGCTGGGTATTCGGGCTCTTATTGAATATCTATGTTCCTGTGAAGCTAACTGGACCACAGGATGTAGGAAATGATACGAACATCGAGGGGAAATGGTTCTGTTCATCCTCAAGTTCTTTTGCAGGCATTGTCATCCTATGGTCATTTCCTGATGCCGCGTTTCTTGGCGTCATGGTCTGGTCCAGCGGCTCCATGCTGCTTCTCCTGCACAGACACCACCAGAGGGTGCAGTATATTCATACTCCCACTGGCCACCAGCAATGCCCCCCAGAGACCAGAGCTGCCCACACCATCCTGATGCTGGTGGTCACCTTTGTCATCTTCTACGTGCTGGATTCCACTTTCACGTTTTATATCACTGCCTTTTTAGATTCTCGTCTATGGTTAATGCAGAGCTGTAATGTGTTGACTTCATGTTTTCCCAGTGTTTGCCCCTTCCTGCTGCTCCTTAGGAATCCTAGAAGTCCTAGGATCTGCTCTTGA